In one window of Gemmatimonadota bacterium DNA:
- a CDS encoding sigma-70 family RNA polymerase sigma factor, which translates to MRPMRVGTGKRGSSSFDEGSLDQYLREISRYPLINQEEEVRLAQCIRVGDEEALDKLVRSNLRFVVSVAKKYQNQGVSLSDLINEGNLGLIRAAHKFDETKGIKFISYAVWWIRQAILQALAEQSRIVRVPLNRAGTLHRIGKRSSALLQELGREPTPAEIAEGMDITMEEVQKTLSISQNHLSLDAPLTPGEDNKLLDYLPDTQNAGPDSETFEKALTNSIEEVLGTLKEREAKILRLYFGLDGPEPMTLEEIGSLLGITRERVRQIKEKALTRLRHVSRARALESFLT; encoded by the coding sequence ATGCGTCCAATGCGAGTAGGTACCGGCAAGCGCGGATCATCGTCATTCGACGAGGGCTCGCTCGACCAGTACCTGCGCGAAATCAGCCGGTATCCGCTGATCAATCAGGAGGAAGAGGTCCGCCTCGCCCAGTGCATCCGCGTCGGGGACGAGGAGGCGCTGGACAAGCTCGTCCGCAGCAACCTGCGCTTCGTGGTGTCGGTGGCCAAGAAGTACCAGAACCAGGGCGTCTCGCTCTCCGACCTGATCAACGAGGGCAACCTCGGCCTCATCCGCGCCGCCCACAAGTTCGACGAGACCAAGGGCATCAAGTTCATCAGCTACGCCGTCTGGTGGATCCGGCAGGCCATTCTGCAGGCCCTCGCCGAACAGAGCCGCATCGTCCGGGTGCCGCTCAACCGCGCCGGCACGCTGCACCGCATCGGCAAGCGCTCCTCCGCGCTGCTGCAGGAGCTCGGTCGCGAACCGACCCCCGCCGAGATCGCCGAGGGCATGGACATCACCATGGAGGAGGTCCAGAAGACACTCTCCATCTCGCAGAACCACCTCTCCCTTGACGCCCCGCTCACCCCCGGCGAGGACAACAAGCTCCTCGACTACCTTCCCGACACGCAGAACGCCGGCCCCGACAGCGAGACCTTCGAGAAGGCCCTCACCAACTCCATTGAGGAGGTGCTGGGCACCCTCAAGGAGCGTGAGGCCAAGATCCTGCGGCTCTACTTCGGCCTCGACGGCCCGGAGCCGATGACGCTCGAGGAGATCGGCAGCCTGCTCGGCATCACCCGCGAACGGGTCCGGCAGATCAAGGAAAAGGCGCTGACCCGGCTGCGCCACGTCAGCCGGGCCCGCGCCCTGGAGTCGTTCCTCACCTGA
- a CDS encoding aldehyde dehydrogenase family protein yields the protein MGSTYRNLIGGEWFAPSTRRYLENRNPADAGDLIGRFPDSGPADVARAVAAAARAFEGWRRVPAPARGDLLRRLGDLLARDKEALAQGMSREMGKVLTETRGDVQEGIDTAYYAASEGRRLFGRTVPSELRAKWAMSWRRPIGVCGLITPFNFPLAIPTWKMFPALVCGNTVVLKPAEDVPWTAHRLVELAEEAGFPPGVINLVHGRGETAGRALVEHPEVPVLSFTGSTATGAGIGAAAGRLHKRLSLEMGGKNAMIVLDDADLDLALDGVLWGAFGTTGQRCTATSRLLLHRKIHDRFLARLAERAAKLRLGDGRKPGTEMGPLIHEAARAKVEAYVAVGRGEGAELVTGGARPRGAALARGWFFQPTIFAGVRPGSRLEQEEIFGPVLSVLRIGSLDEAIRVSNGVRYGLSSAVYTRDAQAAFQALERLDNGITYINAPTIGAEAHLPFGGVKQTGNGHREGGWEVYEFYSETKVGYVDYSGALQRAQIDNYRDG from the coding sequence ATGGGCTCGACCTACCGGAACCTGATCGGCGGCGAGTGGTTTGCGCCCAGCACCCGGCGCTATCTCGAGAACCGCAACCCGGCCGACGCCGGCGACCTGATCGGCCGCTTCCCCGACTCGGGACCGGCCGACGTCGCGCGCGCGGTGGCGGCGGCCGCCCGCGCCTTCGAGGGCTGGCGGCGCGTGCCCGCGCCCGCCCGCGGCGACCTCCTGCGCCGCCTCGGCGACCTGCTCGCGCGCGACAAGGAGGCGCTGGCCCAGGGGATGTCCCGCGAGATGGGCAAGGTCCTCACCGAGACCCGTGGCGACGTGCAGGAAGGGATCGACACCGCCTATTACGCCGCCAGTGAGGGGCGCCGGCTCTTCGGTCGCACCGTGCCCTCGGAGCTCCGCGCCAAGTGGGCCATGAGCTGGCGCCGGCCCATCGGCGTCTGCGGCCTCATCACCCCGTTCAACTTTCCGCTCGCCATTCCCACCTGGAAGATGTTTCCTGCGCTGGTGTGCGGTAATACGGTGGTGCTCAAGCCGGCGGAGGACGTACCGTGGACCGCCCACCGCCTGGTGGAACTGGCGGAGGAGGCGGGGTTCCCGCCCGGCGTGATCAACCTGGTGCACGGCCGTGGCGAGACCGCAGGGCGGGCGCTGGTGGAGCACCCCGAGGTGCCGGTGCTCTCGTTCACCGGCTCCACCGCCACCGGCGCGGGCATCGGCGCGGCCGCCGGCCGCCTGCACAAGCGCCTGTCACTGGAGATGGGCGGCAAGAACGCCATGATCGTCCTGGACGACGCCGACCTGGACCTCGCGCTCGATGGCGTGCTGTGGGGCGCGTTCGGCACCACCGGCCAGCGCTGCACCGCCACCAGCCGCCTGCTGCTGCATCGGAAGATCCACGACCGGTTCCTGGCGCGGCTCGCCGAGCGCGCGGCCAAGCTCCGCCTCGGCGACGGCCGGAAGCCAGGGACCGAAATGGGGCCGCTGATCCACGAGGCTGCCCGCGCCAAGGTGGAGGCGTATGTGGCGGTGGGGCGGGGCGAGGGCGCGGAACTGGTCACCGGCGGGGCGCGGCCGCGGGGCGCCGCGCTGGCCCGGGGCTGGTTCTTCCAGCCCACGATCTTCGCCGGGGTCAGGCCGGGCTCGCGGCTGGAGCAGGAGGAGATCTTCGGCCCGGTGCTCAGCGTGCTGCGGATCGGCTCGCTCGATGAGGCCATCCGCGTCAGCAACGGGGTGCGCTACGGCCTCTCCAGCGCCGTCTACACCCGGGATGCCCAGGCCGCGTTCCAGGCGCTCGAACGGCTCGACAACGGCATCACCTACATCAATGCCCCGACGATCGGGGCCGAGGCGCACCTGCCGTTCGGGGGCGTGAAGCAGACCGGGAACGGGCACCGCGAGGGCGGGTGGGAGGTCTACGAGTTCTATTCGGAGACCAAGGTGGGCTACGTCGACTACTCCGGGGCGTTGCAGCGGGCACAGATCGACAACTATCGGGACGGCTAG